One genomic segment of Paraburkholderia phymatum STM815 includes these proteins:
- a CDS encoding antirestriction protein: protein MKVTYTEVPASERLAFFPKLFGTRMMMAAEAMVYDRASELSINYRGGLWSFYTLSNGGFYMAPQSPERLAVLVRSNDFECEVSADAFGLIVSLFVLGALCWIEQEELREKFATHFYQLRDFALEHEEASVILRAID from the coding sequence ATGAAGGTCACTTATACCGAAGTTCCTGCAAGCGAGCGGCTGGCATTCTTCCCCAAGCTTTTCGGAACGCGCATGATGATGGCGGCCGAGGCGATGGTCTATGACCGCGCGAGCGAACTGTCGATCAACTATCGGGGCGGTCTCTGGTCGTTCTATACGCTGTCTAATGGCGGGTTTTACATGGCCCCCCAATCGCCGGAACGGCTCGCCGTCTTGGTCCGTAGCAACGATTTCGAGTGCGAGGTCAGTGCGGACGCGTTCGGCCTGATCGTGTCGCTGTTCGTACTCGGCGCGCTGTGCTGGATCGAACAAGAGGAACTGCGCGAGAAGTTCGCGACGCACTTTTACCAGCTACGCGACTTCGCACTTGAGCACGAAGAAGCAAGTGTGATCCTGCGTGCGATTGACTAG
- a CDS encoding host specificity protein J, producing the protein MNSRDLVPVAGAGGGGGKGGGGGSRSPVEAPDSLRSVQYARVINLLCEGEIEGIVGNAAGIYVDDTPLANADGSWNFNGAAIEWRTGTAQQAPISGFSATESESTVGVTVTAAAPVTRSITNPNVTAIRVTLGFPQMTSLDTTTGDLSGTSVQLAIDVQRNGAGFQTFYTDTVTGKTTSRYQRSYRLGLSRFGVLGGTYDIRVRRITPDSTTSNLQNAFQWETMTEIVDSQLMYPYCALVGVQIDASTFKSIPKLSFDTQLRRVQIPSNYDPPTRTYTGVWDGTFKVAWSDNPAWIVYDLSVTQRFGLGAYLSPALIDKWTLYSIGQYCDGMVNNGFGQLEPRYTCNCYIQERADAITLLQHFASIFNGLIFWSGGALTFSADMPADAVDEFSPSKIIDGAFNYVGSPLNQRHTIALVTWNDPAQKYAQAIEYVEDAEAIAQWGIRELQIQAFGCTSRGQAHRVGRWALLTERYLSESVTFKTGVNAAFVRPGDVFLTTDPTRAGARMGGRVLDGGTDWLTLDASVNLTTDTSWSISVMLPDGTFATRALLVTQDGPQATVHLAQALPIAATRMCAWAISGGTLQMEQWRCTSASEDEDGNIEIAGIAYRPDKFAAIEADLKLEPLPTSIIDPFNVGPCTELDVTESKYLISPMVVGSRATFSWLAPVGAVRFAVSYQHEQDSPVYADCFMNSIDIQPTEEGTWYFTVWAINSIGIRSAPASITVQLRALNQPPEDVKGFQLTVINDSANLGWIASTDLDVTVGGQVAIRFSTRLTTAVMWEEASDIARFSGSQSSGYTLLMKGTYLAKFINSSGAYSENPAYVISTTGPLRDYNLVANLQQDPTFTGVKQNMIVRNGILFLDQNPDTGLVVSTQGGYYFDRVVDMGKVYTVRCSTYNEGAVYDVTDDVDTWPDFDARSDVDGTKINEGGSLVLASITNVDPNVAQAADWSPWTRLVVADLTFRAVRFSLAVKVPDTTHGIGITSLGAIVDVPDRIESRNNVPVAATGSSITFSVPFKAAPAISIIAQGLASGDKWSITNQSATGFTIQFQNSGGTGIAKTCDWIARGYGYEHVDLDGLGWSALMKGDIERLLADRQRMGVTP; encoded by the coding sequence ATGAACTCCCGCGATCTGGTTCCCGTTGCTGGCGCAGGTGGTGGCGGCGGCAAGGGAGGCGGCGGCGGATCGCGCTCGCCCGTCGAGGCACCCGACAGTCTCCGGTCCGTCCAGTACGCCCGCGTGATCAACCTGCTATGCGAGGGCGAGATCGAGGGCATCGTCGGCAACGCGGCGGGGATCTACGTCGATGACACGCCGCTTGCGAACGCGGATGGCTCGTGGAATTTCAACGGCGCGGCCATCGAGTGGCGCACGGGTACCGCGCAACAGGCTCCGATCTCGGGCTTTTCCGCGACCGAGTCCGAATCGACGGTCGGTGTCACGGTCACGGCGGCCGCGCCCGTCACGCGCTCGATCACCAATCCGAACGTCACCGCGATCCGCGTAACGCTCGGCTTTCCGCAGATGACCTCACTCGACACGACCACGGGTGATCTGAGCGGGACATCGGTGCAGCTTGCGATCGACGTGCAGCGCAACGGCGCGGGGTTCCAGACGTTCTACACGGACACGGTGACGGGCAAGACCACGAGCCGCTATCAGCGCTCGTATCGCCTCGGCCTCTCGCGCTTCGGCGTGCTCGGCGGCACCTACGATATCCGCGTGCGGCGCATCACGCCCGACTCGACGACCTCGAATCTCCAGAACGCGTTCCAGTGGGAGACGATGACCGAGATCGTCGACTCGCAACTGATGTATCCGTACTGCGCGCTCGTAGGCGTACAGATCGACGCCTCGACGTTCAAGAGCATCCCGAAGCTGTCCTTCGATACGCAGCTTCGGCGCGTCCAGATTCCCTCGAACTACGACCCGCCGACGCGCACCTATACGGGCGTGTGGGACGGAACATTCAAGGTCGCATGGTCCGACAACCCGGCGTGGATCGTGTACGACCTTTCCGTCACGCAGCGCTTCGGGCTCGGCGCGTACCTGTCGCCCGCGCTGATCGACAAGTGGACGCTGTACAGCATCGGCCAGTACTGCGACGGCATGGTCAATAACGGCTTCGGCCAGCTTGAGCCGCGCTATACGTGCAACTGCTACATACAGGAGCGGGCCGACGCGATCACGCTGCTTCAGCATTTCGCGAGCATCTTCAACGGCCTGATCTTCTGGAGCGGCGGCGCACTGACGTTCAGCGCTGACATGCCCGCCGATGCCGTCGATGAATTCAGCCCGTCGAAGATCATCGACGGCGCGTTTAACTACGTGGGCTCGCCTCTGAACCAGCGGCATACGATCGCGCTCGTCACGTGGAACGATCCCGCGCAGAAGTACGCGCAGGCGATCGAGTATGTAGAGGACGCGGAAGCCATCGCGCAGTGGGGAATCCGTGAACTCCAGATACAGGCTTTCGGCTGCACGTCGCGCGGTCAGGCGCACAGGGTCGGACGCTGGGCGCTGCTGACCGAGCGCTACCTGTCGGAGTCGGTGACGTTCAAGACGGGCGTCAATGCCGCGTTCGTGCGTCCCGGCGATGTGTTCCTCACGACCGATCCGACGCGTGCGGGCGCGCGCATGGGTGGCCGCGTGCTCGATGGCGGGACCGACTGGCTCACGCTCGACGCGTCCGTCAATCTGACGACCGACACATCATGGTCGATCTCAGTGATGCTGCCCGATGGCACGTTCGCCACCCGTGCGCTGCTCGTCACGCAGGACGGTCCGCAGGCAACCGTCCACCTTGCGCAGGCGCTACCCATCGCGGCCACGCGCATGTGCGCCTGGGCGATCTCGGGCGGCACGCTCCAGATGGAACAGTGGCGATGCACGTCAGCGAGCGAGGACGAGGACGGCAATATCGAGATCGCGGGCATCGCCTACCGGCCGGACAAGTTCGCGGCGATCGAGGCGGATCTGAAGCTCGAACCGCTGCCGACCTCGATCATCGATCCGTTCAATGTCGGGCCGTGTACTGAACTGGACGTGACCGAGTCGAAGTACCTGATCAGTCCGATGGTGGTCGGCTCGCGCGCGACGTTCTCATGGCTCGCGCCCGTGGGCGCGGTACGCTTCGCGGTGTCGTACCAGCATGAACAGGACTCGCCCGTGTACGCGGACTGTTTCATGAACAGCATCGATATCCAGCCGACCGAGGAAGGCACGTGGTACTTCACGGTGTGGGCGATCAACTCGATAGGCATCCGCAGCGCGCCCGCGTCGATTACGGTGCAGCTGCGCGCGCTTAACCAGCCGCCCGAAGATGTGAAGGGCTTCCAGCTTACCGTCATCAACGACAGCGCAAATCTCGGCTGGATTGCCTCGACCGATCTCGATGTCACGGTGGGCGGTCAGGTGGCGATCCGCTTCTCGACCCGCCTCACGACCGCCGTGATGTGGGAGGAAGCCAGCGACATCGCGCGCTTCTCGGGCTCGCAGTCGAGCGGCTACACGCTGCTGATGAAAGGCACGTATCTGGCGAAGTTCATCAACTCAAGCGGCGCGTATTCCGAGAACCCGGCCTACGTCATCAGCACGACCGGACCGCTGCGTGATTACAACCTCGTGGCGAATCTCCAGCAGGACCCGACCTTTACGGGCGTCAAGCAGAACATGATCGTGCGCAACGGCATCCTGTTCCTCGATCAGAACCCGGACACGGGACTCGTTGTGTCGACACAGGGCGGCTACTACTTCGACCGCGTGGTCGATATGGGCAAGGTCTACACGGTCCGATGCTCAACGTACAACGAGGGGGCCGTCTATGACGTGACCGATGACGTGGACACGTGGCCCGACTTCGATGCGCGTTCCGATGTCGATGGCACGAAGATCAACGAAGGCGGCTCGCTCGTGCTCGCGTCGATCACCAACGTCGATCCGAATGTGGCGCAGGCGGCCGACTGGTCTCCGTGGACCCGGCTTGTCGTTGCCGATCTGACGTTCCGTGCGGTGCGCTTCTCGCTCGCGGTCAAGGTACCCGATACCACGCACGGCATTGGCATTACCAGCCTCGGGGCCATCGTCGATGTGCCTGACCGGATCGAGAGCCGCAATAACGTTCCCGTCGCGGCGACCGGTTCGTCGATCACGTTCAGCGTGCCGTTCAAGGCCGCGCCCGCGATCAGCATCATCGCCCAGGGGCTCGCGAGCGGCGACAAATGGTCGATTACGAACCAGAGCGCAACCGGCTTCACCATCCAGTTTCAGAACTCCGGCGGCACGGGCATCGCGAAGACCTGCGACTGGATCGCGCGCGGCTACGGATACGAGCACGTGGACCTTGACGGGCTCGGATGGTCGGCGCTCATGAAGGGCGATATCGAACGACTGCTGGCTGACCGTCAGCGTATGGGAGTCACGCCATGA
- a CDS encoding phage tail protein — MITTFERWIGRSIITPRATGAVFDWCVTSANYDLEPKVIKAQFGDGYAQRRPAGINTQAHMWSVEMRNITGDTYSNVVAFLQARNGVDVFNWTPPRQSVAEDVICSSWSFSYGDLLADGSRLLNLSMKFEQVFV, encoded by the coding sequence ATGATCACGACATTCGAACGCTGGATCGGCCGCTCGATCATCACCCCTCGCGCGACGGGCGCGGTCTTCGACTGGTGCGTCACGTCCGCGAACTACGACCTTGAGCCTAAGGTCATCAAGGCACAGTTCGGCGACGGCTATGCACAGCGCAGACCGGCCGGCATCAACACGCAGGCGCACATGTGGTCCGTCGAGATGCGCAACATCACGGGCGACACGTACAGCAACGTGGTCGCGTTCCTGCAGGCGCGCAACGGTGTCGATGTCTTCAACTGGACGCCCCCGCGCCAGAGTGTGGCCGAGGACGTGATCTGTTCCTCGTGGTCGTTCAGCTATGGCGATCTGCTGGCCGATGGCTCGCGGCTGCTCAACCTGTCGATGAAGTTCGAACAGGTCTTCGTATGA
- a CDS encoding SIR2 family protein, whose amino-acid sequence MGLESWAGLLATQCELHGLPYGFLSTSAKGDLPELASGMARELHPRWWKEEKYKESRAQFEKFAINEESALKFEIAKYIKDNANVIADPDLAAELDLFKQIVVDGIVTTNWDGLLEALFPDYDVYVGQEALLFAHIQGIGEIYKIHGSFEDPNSLVLTSADYGEFHRKNPYLASKLLTFFVENPIVFIGYSLTDPNILDIIHSVLDCLSPKNVEKLGDRLVFVHWDKDSKEDRFERTILSKNGRTLPVFQATTNSMSSVLGGLTRIKRKIPAKVLRMLKKQVYELVHATIPSERVYVQDIDANTDLDKVEFAIGVGIQERLREKGYTALSRVDIARDVIFSNGGYRADMIVRDTLPALLKGMEYVPVFKYLHEASAVPKWNPASVSQRVIKASKADLKKFQPKGIGKITAATLEAYDGDFATYTKQHDRETVINRAGMLPWEKLNATELQQFLADNIDLMSSDNITVTTNFFKLVCIYDWLAFGQL is encoded by the coding sequence ATGGGCCTCGAAAGCTGGGCCGGCCTCCTGGCCACGCAATGCGAATTGCATGGTCTCCCCTATGGTTTTTTGAGCACCAGTGCGAAAGGGGATTTACCTGAGCTTGCCAGTGGCATGGCGCGCGAGTTACACCCTCGCTGGTGGAAGGAAGAAAAATATAAGGAATCACGCGCGCAGTTCGAAAAATTTGCGATCAACGAAGAATCCGCACTCAAATTCGAAATCGCGAAGTACATCAAGGACAACGCCAACGTCATTGCTGACCCCGATTTAGCAGCGGAGCTTGATCTGTTCAAACAGATCGTCGTTGACGGAATCGTGACCACAAACTGGGACGGTCTGCTCGAAGCGTTATTTCCCGACTACGATGTCTATGTGGGCCAGGAAGCATTACTCTTCGCGCATATCCAAGGTATCGGAGAAATTTATAAAATTCATGGATCCTTTGAGGACCCTAACTCTCTTGTATTGACATCGGCAGACTACGGCGAATTTCACCGCAAGAATCCGTATCTCGCATCCAAACTGCTGACCTTCTTTGTCGAAAACCCAATCGTTTTCATCGGTTATTCGCTGACTGATCCAAACATTCTGGACATCATCCATTCGGTACTTGACTGTTTGTCCCCGAAGAATGTTGAAAAACTTGGCGATCGGCTGGTCTTCGTACACTGGGACAAAGACAGTAAGGAAGACCGCTTCGAGCGTACCATTTTGTCGAAGAACGGACGGACGTTGCCAGTTTTTCAAGCAACGACGAATTCCATGTCTTCCGTGCTGGGGGGGCTGACCAGAATCAAGAGAAAGATCCCAGCGAAAGTGCTGCGCATGCTAAAAAAACAAGTTTATGAACTGGTTCATGCGACGATCCCAAGCGAACGTGTCTACGTACAAGACATCGATGCCAACACCGACCTCGACAAAGTTGAGTTTGCGATTGGCGTTGGAATTCAAGAGCGGTTGAGAGAGAAGGGTTACACCGCGTTAAGTCGGGTAGACATCGCGAGAGACGTGATCTTCAGCAACGGAGGCTATCGAGCCGATATGATCGTTCGCGACACGCTTCCCGCACTCTTGAAGGGTATGGAGTACGTACCTGTATTCAAATACTTGCATGAAGCGAGCGCAGTTCCAAAATGGAACCCTGCCTCGGTCAGTCAACGCGTGATAAAGGCGAGCAAAGCGGACCTCAAGAAGTTCCAGCCAAAAGGCATCGGCAAGATTACCGCTGCGACACTTGAGGCGTACGACGGGGATTTCGCCACCTACACAAAACAGCATGATCGCGAAACTGTGATAAACCGCGCTGGGATGCTTCCTTGGGAAAAATTGAACGCTACAGAGCTTCAGCAGTTTCTGGCCGACAATATAGACCTTATGAGCAGTGACAACATCACCGTCACGACCAACTTCTTCAAGCTGGTTTGCATCTACGACTGGCTCGCTTTCGGGCAGCTATAG
- a CDS encoding phage tail tube protein, whose amino-acid sequence MKKAISAQGTKMFLENPDAAPIATGLLMAGSVSTPCVVTFDNVTKMANGEPLYITGSGWPSIDDQEWVIQNLDKTAKTASLANSDTSKETATWNAAASYTLNAFADVCAQSYQINQNPATTIDTTTLCDSEKTSLVGFRDPGTLTFDFFIDPTDPDYLALHDAYDDGEERMFELIYKNGAVRTLPVIVQSINETGGVDQAVHGSATLKITGSPILTQPGSTTPPVYALTVDVAPASGVAPLSVTATMAETNGTASQFQIDWGDTTAIDTVTGSLTKTHDYAAAGSYTAHVTPTVNSSVLAPVAANAVTVS is encoded by the coding sequence ATGAAAAAGGCAATCAGCGCACAAGGCACGAAGATGTTTCTTGAGAACCCGGACGCCGCGCCGATTGCGACGGGTCTGCTCATGGCGGGCAGCGTATCGACGCCATGCGTGGTGACGTTCGATAACGTCACGAAGATGGCGAACGGTGAACCACTCTACATCACGGGCTCAGGGTGGCCGAGCATCGACGATCAGGAGTGGGTGATCCAGAACCTTGACAAGACTGCCAAGACCGCGTCGCTCGCGAACAGCGACACGTCCAAGGAGACGGCCACGTGGAACGCCGCCGCGAGCTATACGCTCAACGCCTTCGCGGACGTGTGCGCGCAGTCCTACCAGATCAACCAGAACCCCGCGACCACGATCGACACGACCACGCTCTGCGACAGCGAAAAGACTTCGCTTGTCGGCTTTCGAGACCCCGGCACGCTCACGTTCGACTTCTTCATCGATCCCACCGATCCCGACTATCTCGCGCTGCATGACGCGTACGACGATGGCGAGGAACGCATGTTCGAACTGATCTACAAGAACGGCGCGGTGCGCACGCTGCCCGTGATCGTGCAGTCGATCAACGAGACAGGCGGTGTCGATCAGGCTGTCCACGGTTCGGCCACGCTCAAGATCACGGGCTCCCCGATCCTCACGCAGCCCGGCAGCACGACGCCCCCTGTCTATGCGCTGACAGTCGATGTCGCGCCAGCATCGGGTGTCGCGCCGCTCAGCGTGACGGCGACGATGGCTGAGACGAACGGCACGGCGAGCCAGTTCCAGATCGACTGGGGCGACACGACGGCAATCGACACGGTGACGGGCAGCCTGACGAAGACCCACGACTATGCAGCGGCCGGAAGCTACACGGCGCACGTTACGCCGACCGTCAACAGCAGCGTGCTCGCGCCCGTCGCGGCCAATGCCGTGACCGTCTCGTGA
- a CDS encoding phage tail tape measure protein, with amino-acid sequence MASAGSLVFEIAADVSRLRQDLNQANNDIKSQLESIRRSSAAEAFMTGADYAMEFARGFAEKIRSAIDQADAMGKLAQRIGTTTEALSALAYQGEFAGVSVDDLTAGFKALNKAMVDARDPANDSAVAIKALGLNVKDLQSADPTQAFSEIAESFSKYRDGAEKAAVATQLFGRDGQKMIPLLNQGAEGFATAADEAQKMGLVISTSTAQAMGELNDNISRLGKVSEGSAAIVAQDLAPALMGLTQAMMDGQQAGGGMRAVLEWLGKDLAALVVNFTYAAGAVGNFFKEAQGAIGVAKKFMSGDIEGGKQAWADNVKDSQARMQQLDFTIQQTRNRMTDGYRESAAAWAQVDKNSGFATQATLKYSQGLDDMAASQKRAKKAVDDYAQMLGSLQDQYRKLAAEGDPMKELISDPKYLKMNQQQQQTLHDVVQAIKDKTVALDAEKQAQENLQSAEDTAYKAAAANLKAEYDRIDALFAFGDAQARAVDPTIQYTDTVNQLNDALEAGAIDSAHYTLAIRKAGDDLKNAQDKTDPWLKQLKAIQDAIDAFGKQSSDAFVDFIFSTKDASVSFSEMVTSILKDMAKMLVYQNVFQPLMKIVGAGMTGGGRDWSSFLSAPGRMSGGPVSAGMLYQVNELPGRKEFFIPNVSGRIATDAGVPSGPNVQVNVNMYGERDDRTTTDTKGDERNATELGKRIATVVRQVISTEKRTGGLLAS; translated from the coding sequence ATGGCTTCCGCCGGTTCGCTCGTATTCGAGATCGCAGCCGATGTATCGCGCCTTCGTCAGGACCTGAATCAGGCGAACAACGATATCAAGTCGCAGCTTGAATCGATCCGCCGCTCGTCCGCTGCCGAAGCGTTCATGACGGGCGCGGACTATGCAATGGAGTTCGCGCGCGGGTTCGCGGAAAAGATCCGCTCCGCGATCGATCAGGCCGATGCGATGGGCAAGCTCGCGCAGCGTATCGGCACGACCACGGAAGCGCTGTCCGCGCTCGCTTATCAGGGTGAATTCGCGGGCGTGTCGGTGGACGACCTGACCGCGGGCTTCAAGGCGCTGAACAAGGCGATGGTCGACGCACGCGATCCCGCCAACGATTCAGCCGTCGCGATCAAGGCGCTCGGGCTCAACGTCAAGGATTTGCAGTCCGCAGACCCCACACAGGCGTTCTCAGAGATCGCGGAATCCTTCTCGAAATACCGGGACGGCGCCGAGAAAGCAGCGGTCGCCACGCAGCTATTCGGGCGCGATGGCCAGAAGATGATCCCGCTGCTGAATCAGGGCGCGGAGGGCTTTGCGACTGCGGCCGACGAAGCGCAGAAGATGGGGCTGGTCATCAGCACCAGCACCGCGCAGGCGATGGGCGAACTGAACGACAACATCTCGCGGCTCGGCAAGGTCAGCGAGGGATCTGCCGCTATCGTTGCACAGGACCTCGCGCCCGCGCTGATGGGGCTGACACAGGCGATGATGGACGGCCAGCAGGCAGGCGGCGGGATGCGTGCCGTGCTTGAATGGCTCGGCAAGGATCTCGCCGCGCTGGTGGTCAACTTCACGTATGCGGCGGGCGCGGTTGGCAACTTCTTCAAGGAGGCACAGGGCGCTATCGGTGTCGCGAAGAAGTTCATGAGCGGCGATATCGAGGGCGGCAAACAGGCATGGGCTGATAACGTCAAGGACTCTCAGGCGCGCATGCAGCAGCTGGACTTCACGATCCAGCAGACCCGAAACAGGATGACGGACGGCTATCGCGAGAGCGCGGCCGCGTGGGCACAGGTCGACAAGAATTCAGGCTTTGCGACTCAGGCCACGCTCAAGTATTCGCAGGGGCTCGACGACATGGCCGCGTCGCAGAAGCGCGCGAAGAAAGCCGTCGATGACTACGCGCAGATGCTTGGATCGTTGCAGGACCAGTACCGGAAACTCGCCGCTGAAGGCGATCCGATGAAGGAACTGATCTCCGATCCGAAGTACCTCAAGATGAACCAGCAGCAGCAACAGACGTTGCACGATGTGGTTCAGGCGATCAAGGACAAGACCGTTGCGCTCGATGCGGAGAAGCAGGCTCAGGAGAACTTGCAGAGCGCGGAGGACACCGCGTACAAGGCAGCCGCGGCGAATCTCAAGGCCGAGTACGACCGCATCGATGCGCTGTTCGCCTTTGGCGATGCTCAGGCGCGCGCCGTCGATCCCACGATCCAGTACACCGATACGGTTAACCAGCTTAACGATGCGCTTGAGGCGGGCGCGATCGATTCGGCGCATTACACGCTTGCGATCAGGAAAGCGGGCGACGACCTGAAGAACGCGCAGGACAAGACCGATCCGTGGCTCAAGCAGCTTAAGGCGATACAGGACGCGATCGATGCGTTCGGCAAACAGTCGTCCGATGCCTTCGTCGACTTCATCTTTTCCACGAAGGACGCAAGCGTGTCGTTCAGCGAGATGGTCACGTCGATCCTCAAGGACATGGCGAAGATGCTCGTGTACCAGAACGTGTTCCAGCCGCTGATGAAGATCGTCGGCGCGGGAATGACGGGCGGCGGCCGGGACTGGTCATCGTTTCTCAGTGCGCCCGGCCGCATGTCGGGCGGTCCCGTCTCGGCCGGGATGCTCTATCAGGTCAACGAGCTACCCGGACGCAAGGAGTTCTTTATCCCGAACGTGAGCGGCCGCATCGCCACCGACGCGGGCGTGCCGAGTGGTCCCAACGTACAGGTCAACGTGAACATGTACGGCGAGCGTGACGACCGGACCACGACCGATACGAAGGGCGACGAGCGCAACGCGACCGAACTCGGCAAGCGTATCGCGACGGTGGTGCGTCAGGTCATCTCGACCGAGAAGCGTACGGGAGGTCTGCTCGCATCATGA
- a CDS encoding tail assembly protein: MLTVLFYGDLRRRFGRRYVLDVHSPREAILALCLQLDGLRRYFRDHATQNFLVRGYQDYDESDLDYPQSTGTLKVVPLVAGAGAWGKIIGGAALAVVGFVISPYSGGLGMALVSMGLSMALGGVAQMLAPRASGSATPEKADNQPSLAFDGAVNTTGQGGPVPLGYGRMIVGSQVISVGFSTNNEIVVN, translated from the coding sequence ATGCTCACCGTGCTTTTCTATGGCGACCTTCGCCGGCGCTTCGGCCGTCGCTATGTGCTCGACGTGCATTCGCCGCGCGAAGCGATCCTCGCGCTTTGCTTGCAGCTTGACGGGCTGCGCCGCTACTTCCGCGATCACGCGACCCAGAATTTTCTCGTGCGCGGATACCAGGACTATGACGAATCCGATCTCGACTATCCGCAGTCCACGGGCACACTCAAGGTCGTCCCGCTGGTCGCGGGCGCGGGCGCGTGGGGAAAGATCATCGGCGGCGCAGCGCTTGCAGTGGTGGGCTTCGTGATCAGCCCATACTCGGGCGGGCTCGGGATGGCGCTCGTCAGCATGGGGCTGTCAATGGCGCTGGGCGGTGTCGCGCAGATGCTTGCGCCGCGCGCATCCGGCAGCGCGACGCCAGAGAAAGCCGACAACCAGCCTTCGCTCGCGTTCGATGGCGCGGTCAACACGACCGGCCAGGGCGGTCCCGTGCCGCTCGGCTATGGGCGCATGATCGTCGGCTCTCAGGTGATCAGCGTGGGCTTCTCGACCAATAACGAGATCGTGGTGAACTGA
- a CDS encoding phage minor tail protein L, which produces MKLNGAIQELAPGAVIQLFVLDLSAYHVPSGNEITRFHAGTNEIGGDVVWQGNTYQRFPVQATGFEFKGQGTLPRPHFAVSNVGGIISALCREYSDMVGAPVTRKRTLARYLDAVNFADGNPLADPTEGFPDDVFYVNQKLRESVDVCEFELAVAFDVQGVQLPRRQVICNSCPWEYRGDGCGYAGGPVADINDNPTSDPNRDACGKRLASCRLRFAGWVPFGGFPGAGQYR; this is translated from the coding sequence ATGAAGCTCAACGGCGCAATACAGGAACTGGCCCCCGGCGCGGTGATCCAGTTGTTTGTGCTCGATCTGTCCGCCTATCACGTCCCGTCAGGCAACGAGATCACGCGCTTTCACGCCGGCACGAACGAGATCGGCGGCGATGTCGTATGGCAGGGAAACACCTATCAGCGCTTTCCCGTTCAGGCGACGGGCTTCGAATTCAAGGGGCAAGGTACGCTGCCGCGCCCGCACTTCGCGGTGTCGAACGTGGGCGGGATTATCAGCGCGCTATGCCGCGAATACAGCGACATGGTCGGCGCGCCCGTCACGCGCAAGCGCACGCTCGCGCGCTACCTCGACGCGGTGAACTTCGCGGACGGCAATCCGCTCGCGGACCCCACCGAAGGCTTTCCCGACGATGTCTTCTATGTGAACCAGAAGCTGCGCGAGTCGGTGGACGTATGCGAGTTCGAGCTTGCCGTCGCGTTCGATGTTCAGGGCGTGCAGCTACCTCGCCGGCAGGTCATCTGCAATAGCTGTCCGTGGGAGTACCGGGGCGACGGCTGCGGCTATGCGGGCGGACCCGTGGCCGACATCAACGACAACCCCACCAGCGACCCGAACAGGGACGCGTGCGGCAAGCGGCTCGCAAGCTGCCGCCTGCGCTTCGCGGGCTGGGTTCCGTTCGGCGGTTTTCCCGGTGCAGGACAGTACCGATGA
- a CDS encoding C40 family peptidase: MNDELTALVPYVRIHAEAEAPRECCGLAVRDTSGLLVYVACRNEARDHEHFIINATDYARAEDTGTIVAIVHSHPYADPAPSLADRAGIEDTELPWLIVNHPLGTYTISRPEGFAAPLIGRPFVHGVHDCYALVRDYFAKFGIPLNDYTRSWGWWEGASGPDLYRDNFVREGFREVPRETLREHDLILMRIRAPRENHMAVYLGHGVILHHLIGQPSRRETYQEFYQRRTTAVLRHRSFP, encoded by the coding sequence ATGAATGACGAACTGACCGCGCTCGTCCCATACGTGCGTATCCATGCCGAAGCCGAAGCGCCGCGCGAGTGCTGCGGGCTCGCGGTGCGCGACACGTCGGGGCTGCTCGTGTATGTCGCGTGCCGCAACGAAGCGCGCGATCACGAACACTTCATCATCAACGCGACCGACTATGCGCGCGCCGAGGACACGGGGACCATCGTCGCCATCGTGCATTCGCATCCGTATGCGGACCCGGCGCCGTCGCTCGCGGATCGCGCCGGCATCGAGGACACGGAGCTGCCGTGGCTGATCGTCAATCACCCGCTCGGCACGTACACGATCTCGCGGCCTGAAGGCTTCGCCGCGCCGCTGATCGGTCGTCCGTTCGTGCATGGCGTCCACGACTGCTATGCGCTCGTGCGCGACTACTTCGCGAAGTTCGGCATCCCGCTCAATGACTACACGCGCTCGTGGGGCTGGTGGGAAGGCGCGAGCGGCCCCGATCTGTATCGCGACAACTTCGTGCGCGAGGGTTTTCGGGAGGTGCCGCGCGAGACCTTGCGCGAGCACGACCTGATCCTGATGCGCATACGCGCGCCACGCGAGAACCACATGGCCGTCTATCTGGGCCACGGCGTGATCCTGCATCACCTGATCGGACAGCCGTCGCGCCGCGAGACGTATCAGGAGTTCTACCAGCGGCGCACGACCGCCGTTCTCCGCCATCGCTCATTCCCGTGA